The following is a genomic window from Bordetella sp. H567.
GCCAGACCATCTCGCAACCGTATATCGTCGCGCTGATGGCGCAGGCCGCCAGCCTGCAGCGCTCCGACCGCGTGCTGGAGATCGGCACCGGATCAGGCTATGCGGCGGCCGTGCTGGCCGAGCTGGCGGACCGGGTCGATACGGTGGAGCGTCTGTCGGAACTGGCCGACAAGGCGCGCGAGACCTTGCAATCGCAGGGCTACGGCCGCGTGCGGGTTCATACGGGCGACGGCACGCTGGGATTGCCGGACGCCGCGCCCTTCGACGCCATCGTCGCGGCGGCGGCCGGGCCCGACGTACCCGCCGCCTGGCGCGAGCAGCTGGCGATAGGCGGACGCATCGTCATGCCGGTCGGCGGTCGCCGCGGCGGCCAGCGGCTGGTCCGGATCACCCGCGTCGGCCGCGACGAATACGACGAAGAGGACCTGGGCGGCGTGGCCTTCGTTCCCCTTGTCGGCGCGCAGGGATGGGCGGCCAATCCGTATGCCGGCGACGGCGGGAAACCGGACGCCGACGGTGCGCGTTCGGCGCAATCCGCGGCGCCCCCGCGCGTATCGCCCAAACGGGCCGCGTTCGCGCCCCACGCGGACATGCCGTCCGACCCCGAGGCCGAAGCCATATGGGAGGCCGCCGAGGCGCTGCCGGACATCGACGACGCGCTGTTCGCGCCCTTGTTCGACCGTTTCGCGGACAAGCGCGTGGTGCTGCTGGGCGAAGCCAGCCATGGCACCAGCGAGTTCTATCGCGCGCGCGCCGCCATCACGCGCCGGCTGATCGAAGCGCACGGCTTCGACATCGTGGCGGTGGAAGCCGACTGGCCGGACGCCGCGGCCATCGACCGCTATGTCAGGCATCGCCCCGCGGCCAAGCGCGAGGTCTCTCCCTTTCGCCGTTTTCCCACCTGGATGTGGCGCAATACCGAGGTCGAAGCCTTCATCGAATGGCTGCACGCCTACAACGGCGTCCTGGAGCCTGGCGAACGCGCCGGTTTCTACGGCCTGGACCTGTACAGCATGTCGGCGTCGATCGCCGCGGTCCTGGCGTACCTGGACCGCACGGATCCCGAGGCGGCCGGTGTCGCGCGCGAACGATACGGCTGCCTGATGCCCTGGCAGAAGGACCCGCGCGTCTACGCGCGCGCCGTCGCCAGCCAGGGCTTCCGGCAATGCGAGGATGCCGTGTTGCGCCAACTGCGCGACCTTCTGGACAAACGGCTCGATTACGCGCGGGAGGACGGTGACAGCTTCCTGGACGCCACGCAGAATGCCCGACTGGTTGCCGCCGCCGAACGCTATTACCGCACGCTATACCAAGGGCCGGCGCAAAGCTGGAACCTGCGCGACACGCATATGTTCGAGACGCTGGCGCGGCTGCTGGAAGCCCGGGGACCGCAATCGCGCGCCGTGGTCTGGGCACACAACTCGCATATAGGCGATGCATCCGCCACGGAAATGGGGCGTGTGCGCGACGAAATCAATATCGGCCAGCTGTGCCGCGAGCGCTATGGCCACGAGGCCGCGCTCGTGGGCTTCGGCACCTATGCCGGCACGGTCGGCGCCGCCGACGACTGGGATGGCCCCATGCGCTTGATGCGCGTGCGGCCGGCGCGGCCGGACAGCTACGAACACATGATGCACCGGACGGGACAGACGAGGTTCTTGCTGGACCTGCGGCCCGGCGTGCATGACGATTTGCGCGTGCTGTTGAACGCGCCACGGCTGGAACGCTATATCGGCGTGATCTACCGCCCGGACACCGAACTCTACAGCCATTATGCGGAGGCGACGCTGGCCGAGCAGTACGATGCCTACGTGTGGTTCGATGTCACCGCGGCCGTCACGCCCCTGCCTGTGGAGGCTCGCGAAGGCATGCCGGAAACCTACCCATTCGCGGTGTGACCGACATGACCCTCGTCGTCGGTCGATTCCGTGTTGACGACGAGCACCCGCGATCGGGAGTCCAATCCCAGTGCCGCGCGGGCACGGCCCCCTTGCACCAATGCGCACAATCCCGCCAGGCCCGCCACGCCGCTTTCCCCACCCATGATGGTGGCATCGCCGTCGCGCGGATACGCGAGCAGATGCATGGCTTGCCGGCATTGTGCTTCGCTCACGGTGATGAAGGCGCGCGCCAGCGTATCCAGGACATCCCACGCCAGCGTGGACGGTTCGTAGCACTCCAGCATGGACATGATCGTGGGGTGGCCGGGCCGCACCCGCACGCGGCGGCCGGCGCGGGCGCTGGCCATGAAGCAGGCGGCCCGTTCCGGTTCGACGATCAGGATCGCCGGCGGCGCGTCCCCGTACATGGCCGTCAATGACGCCCCCAGCGCGGCCGCCATGCCGCCCACGCCGGCCTGCAAGAACACATGGGTGGGTGGCCGGTCCAGCTGTTCGACGATCTCCTGCGCAATCAGGCAATAGCCTTCCATGACCACGCGGGGCACATCGAGATAGTCGTGCCATGACGTATCCGACAGCAGCACCCATCCCTCGGCTTGCGCCAACCGGCCCGCCTGTTCCACCGCATCGTCGTAGCTCCCGGGCACGACGCGCACCTCCGCGCCAAAGCGCGCGATGGCCCTGCGCCGGCGCTCCGCAACGCCTTGGTGCACGAGGACCACGGCGTGCGCCCCCACCAGGCGTGCCCCGGCCGCCACCGCTTGCCCGTGGTTGCCGTCCGTCGCACACACAAAGGTCAATGCCGATGCGGCGCGGCGAAAGGCGAAACTGCCCGGCTGGTCGCGCTGTCCAGGCATAGGCGGCGCCAGCGATCCCGAACCGGCGCGCGGCAAGTCGTCCAAGCCCAGGGACGCGCCGCCGCGCTCGCGCGCGGTGTGCCAGACGGTCCGCAAGACCGCATAGGCGCCGCCCAGCGCCTTGAAGCTGCGCAAGCCCAGGCGGCCGCCTTCGTCCTTGACCGCCAGGGCCTCCACGCCCAGCGCGGCGGCCAGGCCCTTCAGGTCGTGCACGGCGGTTGGCCGATAGTCGAACACCCGTGAAATCAAGGCGCGTACGGAAGCATGGTCGGGCATGCCCTGGGGGGTTGCGCCTGGCGGGCGATAGTGGGGATTGAGCAGAACGGACAAGGGATGTTCACCTCTTGAGGGGCGTCAACGATGAAATACTATTTCGTCTTCCCGGGAATATTTACGCTAATATCCCCACGCATACGCAACGTCATTGCACTGCAGGCGCGTAGCCGCGTCGCGCAACGTGCTGGGTCACGGGCGAACATGGCCGTACTGGACGAATTCGATCTGAAGCTGCTGGCCTTGGTCCAGGCCAACAGCCGGATTTCGCAGGCGGAACTGGGCGACCGCGTCCACCTGTCGACGGCGGCCGTCAACCGCCGCCTGAAACGGCTGGTCAGCGAAGGCGTCATTCGAAAGTTCGGCGCGGTGCTGGCGGGGCGAGCGCTAGGCTATCCCCTGACGATCATCACCCAAGTGGCCACGGAAAGTGAACAGATCGATCTGCTCGATGGCATGAAGGCCGCGTTTCGTGCCTGTCCGCAGGTGCAGCAGTGCTATTACGTCACGGGCGAATGGGACTTCATCCTGCATTTCACCGTGCGCGACATGGCGCAATACACGGAGCTTGCGCGCCAGCTCTTCTTCCAGAACAACAACGTCCAGCGTTTCCGGACGCTGGTCGTGATGGATTGCATCAAGGCCAGCCAGGATGTGCCCTTCGACCAATAAACGCCCGCATGCGCCGTTCGCGCATGCAAGGGGTGTGGCCCCGCCATGCGCACGCGCGGCTTGCCAGCGCGTCAGGCCACGATGTCATGCGACGATGCTGGCCGGCTGGTCCAGGGCTTCCGCCAATGCCTGAGCGAATACCGCCAAGGGCCGCGCCAGTTGCCCCGCCGGCGGCCGATGCAGCAGCCAGGCGCGCACCTGCGGCGTGAAAGCCGGCGTATCGATGATCCGCACATCGTCGCGCCGTGGATTGGCCGCAAAGGCGGCCGGGGTCACGATGCCTATCCCCATGCCGCGCGCCACCAGCGAGAGCCGCAAATCCGCGCTCTGCACTTCCGCCGCGATGTCCAGATGCAGCCCCTGCGCCTCGAAATGGTTGCGGATATAGGTGCGGAAGCCGCAGCCGTTCTCGTTGGTGACCCAGGGGTATTTGGCCAGCATGGCCAGATCCGCGGGGTTTGGCACATTCAGCGACGCGGCCGCGACCAGCAGCACGCGCTGCACGCCCAGTTCCTGGCCGGCCAGGCCTTCCGGTTCCGGCGCGCCGTCCGGCAGGCACACCACCGCGGCGTCCAGTGCGCCTTGCGTGATCTGCGCCAGCAGTTGTGGAGACCAGCCGGACGCCATGCGCAGCGACAGCCTGGGATAGTCCGCGCGCAGCCGGTCCATCGGCCCCACCAGCGCGGTTTCCGATAGATAAGGCACGACGCCGATCCGCAATTCTCGCTGCAACGGGCCGTGGGGCGAGACCCCTTCCATCAGATCGCCCAACGCACGCAGCACCTGTCGGCCGTGCTCATATGCCTGCCGGCCGGCAGCCGTCGGCTTCAGCGGCTTGGATTGGCGGTCCAGCAAGGTCGCCCCCAGGCGCTCCTCCAGGCTCTGGATCCGGCGCGTGATTCCAGGCTGCGTCACGTGCAGGCGCGCCGACGCGGCGACGATGGAACCGGTTTCGACGACCGCCAGGAAGGCTTCCAGCTCCCGTATATTCATGCGTACTCCGCATAATGTGTATTTCTATAATTCAATTGTATTATGATGCCAACGGCGCATAAAGTCTCGACTCGTATTGCGAAATAACTATTTTCGAGGCCTTATGTCCCTACAAGACTCCTCGGTCGCCAGCGGGGCCGTCCCGGACGCGCCGCCGCACGCCATGACATCGCGGCTGGCGCTGCTGTTCGCGACCTCGGTCGCGGTTATCGTCACGAACCTGTTCGCGCCGCAAACATTGATCGGGCTGATCGGGCCGTCCCTCGGATTGGCGCCCGCGCAGAACGGCCTGGTCGCCATGGCCACGCTGCTGGGCTACGCGGCCGGTCTATTCCTGCTGGTCCCCCTGGCCGACCTGATCGAGAACCGCCGCCTCGTCGTCGCGCAACTGGGCGTGGCCATCGCGGCCGCGGCCGCCGCGATGTTCTGCACGGGGGCCGAGACGCTGCTTCCAGTCCTTTTCGTACTGGGCGCCGCGTGTTCGGCGATCCAGGTGCTGGTTCCGATCGCCGCGCATATGGCGTCGCCGGCACGGCGCGGGCAAGTGATCGGGGACGTGATGGGCGGCCTGATGGCCGGCATCCTGCTGTCGCGGCCGCTGGCCAGCGTGATCGCCGACGCATGGGGCTGGCGCGCCTTCTACGGCATAAGCGCTGTCGCCATGACGGTGCTGAGCCTGGTGCTGGCGACGCGATTGCCGCGCAGGCAGCCGGCCGTGCGCGCTTCCTACCGGGCCCTGATCGCCTCGCTCTGGCATCTGTGGCGCGAAGAAGAAGTACTGCGGCGCCGCGCACTGTCCGCCAGCCTGGTGATGGGTGCGTTCAGCCTGTTCTGGACGGCCGTGGCATTGCGGCTGGCACAGCCCCCCTTCGGACTGGGCCAACGCGGCATCGCGCTGTTCGCGCTGGCCGGCGCGGGCGGCGCCATCGTCACCCCGTTGTTTGGCCGGATCGGCGATCGCGGCTGGACGCGCGCCGCCACCTTGACGGCGCACACGGTGCTCCTGGGCGCGCTGGGGCTGGGCGCGCTCGCGGGCATGCCGCCACCGGCTGGACGTGCGGCATGGTGGCCGCTGCTGGCGATGGGTGTCGCCGCCGTACTGCTGGATGTGGGCGTGACCGGCGACCAGACCTTGGGACGGCGCGCGATCAATCTGCTGCGGCCGGAAGCGGGCGGACGCATCAACGGCATCTTCGTCGGCGTGTTCTTCCTGGGCGGCGCGGTGGGATCGGCGCTGGCCGGCGCGGCATGGGCCTTGGCGGGATGGAACGCCGTGTGCGCGGCCGGCGCGCTGTTCGCCGTCGCGGCGCTCATCACGGCGCTGCGCGGCGACGAAACCTAGTGCCCGCCCTTTTCAGCGGGGCAAAATGGCGTCATGCATTGCATAGCAATTCGGCCAGCGTCCAGAACAAGTCCCTGTCGCTGAAGCTAAGGCGGTGGGTGCCGACACGCTTCGTACCGCTGCCTTGCATGTACGAAAATTCGACGTAGAACTCGGGCCCACCGGGATTCCTGGACCCGCCGGACAGGCTCCTCGCGGCCTGGATCGCGCCATCGCTGGCCATGGTCGCGTCCACCACGCCCTTGACGACATTGGCCAGGGTTATCGCCCCATCGCTGGCCTGGCCAAGCGTGTGGTCCGGGACCACACCCGCGACCGCGCGATCGACGACCGGATCCGCCATGATGCCAACGCCGGTCTTGAACGTATCGATCAGTGCCCTGGTCGTGGCGTGGCCCGCGGCAAGCTCCTTGAATCGTTCCCCGGCGCGGTAACGGGCCGCCCTGACGTAGATCATCGGAAGTTCCATGATCTCGTTGACGATGCCGTAGTTGGCCTCCCTGCGGAAGAAATCGTCGATCTGCGCAAGGGTGCCAATGAGAACCAGCGGCCTGACGCCCATGGGGGTGTTCGAGAAGCTATAGCAATTGGCCGCCGACCCGCGCGAGGCCTGCACGCATGCGCCTCGATCCTCGACGAGGTTGGAACCCATGTTGAGCCTTCCGTTCAGGAAAGTGTGCTTGTACGCATGGACCTGTGCGCCGTACTTGCGCATCAACTTTATTTGCTGCATTGCTACCCCATAGCGGCTGAAACGTTCGCGTGTGACGGCACGATCATGGCACGCGGGTTTTGCGCCTTGAAGCGGATATTTCTGAGCAGGACAGCTGGCCAGGCGCGCGCAGGCGCGGGGCGCCGCTCGGATAACATGTCGGGCTCGTCGTCATTCAGGAACAACAACCATGCTCCCCATGATCCAGCCAGGCACCGTGTTCAAGGACAATCTGCGGCAGTTGCCGCCCATCGACGGAATCGCATCCATCGATCTCATCGACCCCCAGGGCAAGGTGGTGGCCAGCATCGAGAACCAGCCCGGCAAGCAGGGTTCCTTGGCGGTCTACAACTATCTGTCCCGCGCGTTCGGGACGCTGGACGCCAAGGCCGCGCAACATGGCCTGGCCGTGTTCGCCGAACATACGGACGACGCCCGCGGCCGCCCGGGCGCCCACCCCAATGTCGACCGTCTGCTCGCGATCATCGCCGGCGGCGATCCCTTGCGCATCGAGGTCAAGCCGGCCGGCCACTAAACCACGGGCGCATCCGCTACCCTGCGTCCGCCGCGGCCTGGACCCGGGCCCAATGATCCTGGAAAAGCGGCCGAAGGTAATCCGCGCGCGGTGCTTCGCCGCGCAGGAAGGCATCGATGGCCGCTACATCGAGCTTGATGGGGACCAGCCTGGCGAGTTCCGGCTTTTCCCCCGCACGGCGCAGCTCGGCCTGGTGCGTCGCGAATCGCGACAACGCCAGCTGCGCGGTGCTGTTAAGCCGCACAACGTAGAACAAACCGATGTTCGACCGCCTTCCACCGGTCTTGATACAAAGCGGCCGAAACGACCGCCGGTCTTGCCATACCGCGGCGCCGACTTCCTCGGTGAGTTCCCGCTCGCAACAGGCCACTGCCGACACGCCCCGTGCGGCGTTGAGCTCCAGCATGCCTCCCGGGCATAGAAGGTGGCCCGGCGACGCCGTATTGCCAGCCATCTCACCCAGCAACACGTAGCCATCGGTAGTCAGCAGCACGCTCGAACAGTACACCGCCCGGCAATCGGCTTCCCGGTTCCGGTCGGCGGCCGCGTAAAGATAATGGGCGTAGTCGGTGACCGCCAGCCTCACGACGGGCGGAGAAGCCGCCGGCTGCACGTCGACGGCGGCCAGGACCTGGCCATTGAAGAAGCGGCCATCGGCATTGACCGCCTCCCAATGCGCTTGAACCTTCGCCCGGTATGCCGGTGGCAAGGCCAGGGCTTGTGCAGGCAGCTCGAACCGGACCTCTTCGCTATTGAAATGGAGAACGACATCCGGAAACCCAAGCCCGTCGGGCCTACGCACCCTGGTCACCCTCGTCCTGCTGCCGCCGCAAGGCAAGAAGCTCGCGCGCTTCCTCGTCGGAGTCCACACCCAGGCGCAGCAGCATGTCGATTTCGTCGATGCCTTGCGATTGCGCGTAGTCGGCGATTTCCTGTTCGATCTCGGCCTCGTAGAGCGCTATCCGTCTTTCCTGCGCCAGCCCGGCCTTCTCCGTCGCGCGCGCGTCCGCGTTGCGGGCGAGCTCCGGCTCGGCCGCCAGCAGCCGCTCCCTGCCCCTGGCGATCGCCACGTCGATCCGTCTTTCCGCGTTGCCTGCCATGTTCAACTCCTTGGCCACGATGCCGACCCGGCTGATTCCAAAAGCCCCTGCGCCGGAGCCGGGTTCGCCCCGGCTCCGCCAGGATAACGCAGCATGGCCGGCGACGGTCACGGCGGCGTCTGGCCGCCCTCTTCGCTACCTACGCCGCCCGTGCTGCCCGCCGCGCTCGCCGCGCCCGCGCCGCTGGACGGCATGGAGGACGCCTGCTGGCCTTGCGACTGCAAGGCGGGCGCAGCCGCGCCCTGGTCTGCGCTGCGGATTTCGATCCGCCGGGTAGCCGAACTTTCCGGCATGCGTCCCAGGCGGATGGTCAGGACACCGTTTTCCAACGATGCCTGCGTGCGCTCCGGGTCCGGTGTGAAGGGCAGCGTCACCTGCCGCTGGAAGCGGCCGTAGCTGCGTTCCGAGACGTGCATATTGTTTTCCTGTTGTGCGTTGCTACTCTTCTTTTCTCCGCTGATGAGTAGTGTGTCGCCCGCCAGGCGCACGTCCACATCCTCCTGCCGCACGCCGGGCAGCTCGACCGATATGCATAGGTCCGAACCTTGTTCGCTCACTTCGATCTGCGGCATGGCGCCGAAGGACGAGGCGGTACCGGTGCCCCATCCTCCCAACATACCGCCGAAAAGCCGATCGAGTTCCTGGTGCAGTTCCATGATCGGCGACATGGGCCACTGGCGGCCCGTCATAGGGAGATTGCGCGATGCCATGGTTGCCTCCTGAGTACGCGCGTAGGGAAGGTGGAGCTGCAATCCACATTCCCGTCGAAACGGTGCGAAACACGGGTGACGCCGGGCGTGGGCGACACGCGATCAAGGTGCACGCACGAAAAAAAGCCCTCCGGCAAAGGAGGGCAAGCAAGTGCCGACAAGGAGATGCCGGCGGCGGCACGTAATCAGTCGGCTTGCACGGCAGGTTGCGGCACGGCCAGGGCCGCGGCCTTGCGCTGGCGGTTCTTGCGCACGAAGGATGTCACCTGCCACACCACGATGGCGCCGATCGCCGCAAACAGCGTACCGCTGATGGGGCGCGACACGAAGATGCCGAAGTCGCCGCGGCTGAGCAGCATGGCGCGGCGGAAGTTCTCCTCCAGCATCGGGCCCAGGATGAAGCCCAGCATCAGGGGCGCGGCCTCCATGCCCAGGCGCATGAACAGATAGCCGATGAAGCCGAAGACCGCGGTGATGTACACGTCGTCCAGGCTGTTGTTGATGCTGAATGTACCCACGCAGCAGAAGAACAGGATGGAGGGGAACAGCACCGTGTACGGAATCTTGAACACCGACAGCCAGTAGCGCACCAGCGGCACGTTCAGGATGAGCAGGAAGCAGTTGCCGATCCACATGCTGGCCACCAGGCCCCAGAACAGGTCCGGGTGGTTGGCGATCATGTTGGGTCCGGGCTGCACGCCCTTGACGATGAAGGCCGCCAGCATCAGCGCCATCACGGCGTTTTCCGGGATGCCGATGGCCATCAGCGGAATGAAGCTGGTCCGCGCGGCGGCTTCGTCAGCCGCCGCCTGGCCGGCCACGCCCTCGATGGCGCCCTTGCCGATTTCATCGCGGTACTTGCTGAAGCGCTTGTCGGCGGCGTAGGCCGCGAACTGCGCGATCGTCGGGCCGCCACCCGGCAGGATGCCCAGCACCGAGCCGATGATGCTGCCGCGCAGCGCGCTAGGGATGATGCGCTTGAACTCCGGCCAGGTCGGCAGCAGCTTGATCTTGCCGTTGAAGGGCGTGAGCGTATTGCGGGCGTCCAGGTTCTTGACGATCTCGGCGATGCCGAAGCAGCCCAGCGCGATGCTGATCAGGCCGACCCCATCCTGCAGGAAGATGAGATCCATGGTGTAGCGCGCCATGCCGCTGTTGACGTCCGTGCCGATCACGCCCAGCAGAATGCCGATCAGGGCCATGGCCAGGCCGTTGAGCAGGCTGCCGCTGCTGACGAAGCTGACGCAGAAGAAGCCCAGCATCATCAGCGCACAGTAGTCGGCCGGGCCGAACAGCATGCCCACCTCGCCCAGCGCCGGGGCCATCGTGGACAGCACCACGATGGCAACGGTGCCGCCGATGAAGCTCGACATCCCGGCCGTGAACAACGCCAGGCCGGTCTTGCCCTTCAGGTTCATCTGGTACCCGTCGATGCAGGCGACGATGCTGCTGGCGTGCGGAATCTTCATCGTGATCGCACTGACGCTGTCGCCGTACTGCGCGCCGTAGTAGATCCCGGCCAGCATGATCAGTGCGCCGCCGGCGGGGATGGAGTAGGTGATCGGCAGCAGCAGGCTGATGGTCGACAGGGGACCAAGGCCCGGCAACAGGCCGATCAGGGTACCGACCGTGCAACCCAATGCGCAATACATCAGGTTTTCCAGGGTCAGCGCTTGTTCGAAACCGAACGAGAGGTTGTGCAGGATGTCGATCATAGGAGCGGCAGGTTCAGACCCAGCAGGAATTTGAAGGCGAGCGCCACCGCGATGAGGCCGGCGGAGATCTTGACGTTGCGCGCCACGGAGTACGAGGTCCCGGCCAGCGTCGAGCAGAACACCAGGAACACGATGCCCAGAAGCATGTTCAGGAAGTTCGACACGAGCACGAAGCCCACCAGGCTGGCCATGACGATGGCGATGTTGCGGATGCTGTAGCCGAGCGGCACGGGCTCGACGAAGTAGGCACGCACGACCGTGATGATGCCGATCAGCAGCAGGCAGCCGCACACCAGCAGCGGGAACAGCCCCGCGCCGAAGCGGGCCAGGTTGCCCAGGGGGTAGGTCGCCGCCACCCCGCCGAAGACGAGGGCAAAAGCGATCAGGAACAAGCCCCTGACGAAATTGCGGTTGTTCATGTTCATGGCCGGTGCTCTCCCGGCCGGGCCCTGCGTCTGCGGGACGTCATTTCCCCTCTCCTTCATATTCGCTTTGTCAGGACACCACGCAGGCTTGCATGATGCTGAACGCGATTGTGGAGAGCGGCACTTTCAGCTTGCTGTCGGTTTCAGCGAATAAGCGTATACACCTAGGGTGCAAAAGCAACAACGAGCTGAATGAAAGCCAACCAAAAGCTGAACGTGTTATGACAAGCGACTGAACGCGGCCGGTACAGCCCTTGCTAAGGAAGTCCTTGGTTTGTCAGGAAAAACGGGAGGAATCATCATGAACAAACGACCCACATCCCATCCGGCCGACTTGCCCGCCGCCGGCGCCGGCGCGCATGAAAAGGCGCCCGACGAAAAGATCAAAAGCCGTAGCGCCGATCCCGGCCAAAGCAGCTATGGCGGCTTCAAGGGCGAAGATCCCCGCCGCCAATCCGAGGATCTGTCCGGCGGCGACCGGACGCGAGACAAGCCTGCCGGATAACATCGCCGGCCATGGGCCCCTAGGCAACTGCCCCGGCGCCGGCCACGTCGCCGCGCCCCCGGCGAACGTCATTCCAAGGGAATATCTTCCCAGCGCGTGATCGGCAGGAGCGCTTCCCCGACGACGGGTAGTGCCCCGCCGGCCGTATCGTGCGCGCGCAGCGGGGCCAGGTCCAGCCCCGTCTTGCTTTCGATGGCGGGAATGGACGCGCGCCACTGCACCACGTTCACCGGCGTGTCCTTCGGCGGCGGCGCCGACCCGCGCCGCGCCAGCGAAAACAGCGCGGTCTGGTCGGCCACCAGCGCCACCGCCTTCAGGCCCGCGGCGCCCTTCCATACCACCACCTTCCAGAAAGCCGACGGCACCTGCACGCCGTCCGCCCACATATCGTTGACGTCGTCGAACACGGGGCCCTGGAACACCGTCAAGGGCTTGTCGCGGCCGCTGTCGAACACGCCTTTTTCCAGCACGTAGCGCTCGATGCCCTGCCAGTACTGGATGGACTCGTTGAACTTCCAATGCTGCGGCGTGCAATTGGTGAAGTGAAAGGTGTCGGCGTTGGCGCGCGCGGCGAATTCGCCCAAGGTGGGGTCCTCGCGCCGCGTCAGGTGACCGCGGTCGAACAGATGGCTCCAGCCCGAATAAAAGGACTGGCCGACGCAGTACGAGGCGTTGATGCGCGAGTCGTTGTACCAGACGTCGCCTTCCGGCTGGTCCGCCGCGGGTTGGCCGGTCTTGCGGTCGATGGCCAGCCAGCGGGCGCCGTCGATGTTGGTGGCGGTCAGCAGCGCAAGGCGACGGGCCTTGTGCATGACCACGCTGAAGTTCTGGTAGCGCAGTTCACCGGGCGCGGCGCCCGTGGCGCTTTCCTGCAGCGGCGCGATCACGCGCTTGCGGGGCGCGGCGATCCTGGCCAGGTCCAGCTTCACGCCCGGCACGAACCGGGCGTTGTAGCCGTTGCGATCGCCGTAGTCCGTATCCAGTACGGCCTGCTCCGGCAGACGTTTCAGCATCCTCGGTTCCGGACTGGCGGCCGCGCCTGCTGGCGTCGCGGTTCCCCCCGCGTTCCCCGGCGGTGCGCGCCGTTCCAGCTGCCGCCCGGACGTCGGCGAGGAATCCACCCACAGTGCCAACGCGCGGCGCAGGAGTTCGGCCCCGGCTTGCAAGCGCGGCAAGCGCGACTGCAGGTCCTGATAGATGCTGCTGATGCGCACGCCCTCGTTCACGCTTGCGGAGGTTGCGGGCGGCAGCGCGGCGCTGGCCACCGTTTTGCGCGCCGCGCCGGATTTGCCGCGTGCGTGCTTCTTCGCGGGCGCGGCAACGGCGGCTTCATCCGCATCCGCGCCGGCCGCCGCCAAGCCCTGGCCCGACCCCGACGGCGCGCCATAGTGATGCAGCGCCACCACGTCCCACTGATCGTTGAAGACCGGGGCACCCGAGGAGCCGAAATCGGTATCGGTCTCGTAAA
Proteins encoded in this region:
- a CDS encoding tripartite tricarboxylate transporter permease, coding for MDILHNLSFGFEQALTLENLMYCALGCTVGTLIGLLPGLGPLSTISLLLPITYSIPAGGALIMLAGIYYGAQYGDSVSAITMKIPHASSIVACIDGYQMNLKGKTGLALFTAGMSSFIGGTVAIVVLSTMAPALGEVGMLFGPADYCALMMLGFFCVSFVSSGSLLNGLAMALIGILLGVIGTDVNSGMARYTMDLIFLQDGVGLISIALGCFGIAEIVKNLDARNTLTPFNGKIKLLPTWPEFKRIIPSALRGSIIGSVLGILPGGGPTIAQFAAYAADKRFSKYRDEIGKGAIEGVAGQAAADEAAARTSFIPLMAIGIPENAVMALMLAAFIVKGVQPGPNMIANHPDLFWGLVASMWIGNCFLLILNVPLVRYWLSVFKIPYTVLFPSILFFCCVGTFSINNSLDDVYITAVFGFIGYLFMRLGMEAAPLMLGFILGPMLEENFRRAMLLSRGDFGIFVSRPISGTLFAAIGAIVVWQVTSFVRKNRQRKAAALAVPQPAVQAD
- a CDS encoding tripartite tricarboxylate transporter TctB family protein; its protein translation is MNNRNFVRGLFLIAFALVFGGVAATYPLGNLARFGAGLFPLLVCGCLLLIGIITVVRAYFVEPVPLGYSIRNIAIVMASLVGFVLVSNFLNMLLGIVFLVFCSTLAGTSYSVARNVKISAGLIAVALAFKFLLGLNLPLL
- a CDS encoding DNA/RNA non-specific endonuclease; this translates as MRADTIKDIRRRIAATGEDRMRTRALVASGAWRAADDDATRCAAFDARVKRDSGLAEAVQGTNDFQPAAFLPEGAMARRAVGRVALQTPQLSISGTGFLISPELFITNQHVIADAAAAGQATIVFDDELDERGQPRPRTIFRLAPDRCAVFSDEKDLDYALIALGERVRGDATPEELGYCPISFTPDRHRKGMNVNIIQHPEGMPKTIAIRNNLLTARTDTRLLYETDTDFGSSGAPVFNDQWDVVALHHYGAPSGSGQGLAAAGADADEAAVAAPAKKHARGKSGAARKTVASAALPPATSASVNEGVRISSIYQDLQSRLPRLQAGAELLRRALALWVDSSPTSGRQLERRAPPGNAGGTATPAGAAASPEPRMLKRLPEQAVLDTDYGDRNGYNARFVPGVKLDLARIAAPRKRVIAPLQESATGAAPGELRYQNFSVVMHKARRLALLTATNIDGARWLAIDRKTGQPAADQPEGDVWYNDSRINASYCVGQSFYSGWSHLFDRGHLTRREDPTLGEFAARANADTFHFTNCTPQHWKFNESIQYWQGIERYVLEKGVFDSGRDKPLTVFQGPVFDDVNDMWADGVQVPSAFWKVVVWKGAAGLKAVALVADQTALFSLARRGSAPPPKDTPVNVVQWRASIPAIESKTGLDLAPLRAHDTAGGALPVVGEALLPITRWEDIPLE